From Pseudomonas poae, the proteins below share one genomic window:
- a CDS encoding sorbosone dehydrogenase family protein has product MHKTRLALLIMLAGALGACGESSTLQVSDGTGPSPKLPEPNKTLIPTVNIAPAIGWPDGVKPTAAAGTQVAAFAEGLDHPRWLYVLPNGDVLVAETNAPPKPDDSTGIRGWVMEKVMGRAGAGVPSPNRITLLRDADHDGVAETRTVFLENLNSPFGMTLVGNDLYVADSDKLLRFPYQPGETAIKQAGTKVVDLPGGSINHHWTKNVVASKDGSKLYVSIGSNSNVGENGLAAEEGRAAIWEVDRASGEHRIFASGLRNPNGMAWEPQSGKLWTAVNERDEIGSDLVPDYITSVKDGAFYGWPFSYYGQHVDVRVNPQNLDLVAKAIAPDYAVGPHTASLGLTFAEGSKLPAPFSNGAFIGQHGSWNRKPHSGYKVIFVPFEGGQPKGQPVDVLTGFLDKDEKAMGRPVGVVIDQQGDLLVADDVGNKVWRVSAVK; this is encoded by the coding sequence ATGCATAAAACCAGACTTGCCCTACTGATCATGCTCGCCGGTGCCCTCGGCGCCTGCGGCGAAAGCTCTACTTTGCAGGTCTCCGACGGCACCGGGCCCTCGCCCAAGCTGCCGGAGCCGAACAAGACCCTGATCCCCACCGTAAACATCGCACCGGCCATCGGCTGGCCGGACGGAGTGAAGCCAACGGCCGCCGCCGGCACCCAGGTGGCGGCGTTCGCCGAGGGCCTGGATCACCCGCGCTGGCTGTATGTGTTGCCCAATGGCGATGTACTGGTGGCTGAAACCAATGCACCGCCCAAGCCGGATGATTCCACAGGCATCCGTGGCTGGGTAATGGAGAAGGTCATGGGCCGCGCCGGCGCAGGAGTACCCAGCCCGAACCGCATCACCCTGCTGCGTGACGCCGACCATGACGGCGTCGCCGAGACCCGCACGGTGTTTCTGGAAAACCTCAACTCGCCGTTCGGTATGACCCTGGTGGGCAATGACCTGTATGTCGCCGACTCCGACAAGCTGCTGCGCTTCCCCTATCAGCCGGGTGAAACCGCGATCAAGCAGGCTGGCACCAAGGTCGTCGACCTGCCGGGCGGCAGCATCAACCACCATTGGACCAAGAACGTGGTGGCGAGCAAGGATGGCAGCAAGCTGTACGTGAGCATCGGCTCCAACAGTAATGTTGGTGAAAACGGCCTGGCAGCGGAAGAAGGTCGCGCTGCGATTTGGGAGGTCGACCGCGCCAGCGGCGAGCACCGCATCTTCGCCTCCGGCCTGCGCAACCCCAACGGCATGGCCTGGGAACCGCAGAGCGGCAAGCTGTGGACGGCGGTTAACGAGCGCGACGAAATCGGCAGCGACCTGGTGCCGGACTACATCACCTCGGTCAAGGATGGCGCATTTTATGGCTGGCCCTTCAGCTACTACGGCCAGCATGTGGACGTGCGCGTCAACCCGCAAAACCTCGACCTGGTGGCCAAGGCCATCGCGCCGGACTATGCGGTAGGGCCTCACACCGCCTCTTTGGGGCTGACCTTTGCCGAGGGCAGCAAGCTACCGGCACCCTTCAGCAACGGTGCGTTTATCGGCCAGCATGGTTCATGGAATCGCAAGCCGCACAGTGGCTACAAAGTGATTTTCGTGCCGTTCGAGGGTGGGCAGCCCAAAGGGCAGCCGGTGGATGTGCTGACCGGGTTTCTCGACAAGGACGAGAAAGCCATGGGCCGGCCGGTGGGCGTGGTGATTGATCAGCAGGGGGATTTGCTGGTGGCGGATGACGTGGGGAATAAGGTATGGCGGGTGTCGGCGGTTAAATAA
- the cbiB gene encoding adenosylcobinamide-phosphate synthase CbiB, with product MSVALLCVAAVALDALLGEPRRWHPLVAFGNFAGRIEQRFNSGGRGWRSHGVTAWVIAVVPLTLLATAFSWAPYIGWVLEILALYLALGMRSLGEHVIPVAQALRSDDLDEARKRVSYLVSRQTSELDRTEVARAATESVLENGSDAVFAALFWFVVGGVPGVVLYRLSNTLDAMWGYRNERFERFGWAAAKIDDVLNYIPARLVALTYAVLGKTRLAFKCWRTQGPTWDSPNAGPVMAAGAGALGVELGGAAIYHGEVHQRPPLGEGPAADADSIDRGWQLVQRGVWLWLLILCAGAQFYA from the coding sequence ATGAGTGTGGCCTTGCTGTGTGTCGCTGCGGTGGCGCTGGATGCGCTGCTGGGTGAGCCCAGGCGCTGGCATCCGCTGGTGGCGTTCGGCAATTTCGCCGGGCGCATCGAGCAACGTTTCAACAGCGGTGGCCGTGGCTGGCGCAGCCACGGCGTGACCGCGTGGGTTATCGCGGTGGTGCCGCTGACGCTGTTGGCCACCGCCTTCTCGTGGGCGCCGTATATCGGCTGGGTGCTGGAGATTCTGGCGCTGTACCTGGCGCTGGGCATGCGCAGCCTGGGCGAACATGTGATCCCGGTGGCCCAGGCATTGCGCAGTGATGATCTGGATGAAGCGCGCAAGCGCGTGAGCTACCTGGTCAGCCGCCAGACCAGCGAACTGGACCGCACCGAAGTCGCCCGTGCCGCCACCGAGTCGGTGCTGGAAAACGGCAGCGACGCGGTGTTTGCCGCGCTGTTCTGGTTTGTCGTCGGCGGTGTGCCGGGGGTGGTGCTCTACCGCCTGAGCAATACCCTCGATGCCATGTGGGGCTATCGCAACGAGCGCTTTGAACGCTTCGGCTGGGCGGCGGCGAAAATCGACGACGTGCTGAACTACATTCCTGCACGGCTTGTGGCGTTGACCTACGCGGTATTGGGCAAGACCCGTCTGGCCTTCAAATGCTGGCGCACCCAAGGCCCGACCTGGGACAGCCCGAATGCCGGCCCGGTGATGGCCGCCGGCGCAGGCGCGTTGGGGGTTGAGCTGGGCGGCGCGGCGATCTACCACGGCGAAGTGCACCAGCGCCCGCCATTGGGCGAAGGCCCGGCGGCGGACGCCGACTCCATCGACCGGGGCTGGCAACTGGTGCAGCGCGGCGTATGGTTATGGCTGCTGATCCTATGTGCGGGGGCGCAATTCTATGCTTGA
- the cobD gene encoding threonine-phosphate decarboxylase CobD, translating into MLEHGGRLRKAALQYGIAEADWLDLSSGLAPWPWAIPEIPLRAWARLPETDDGLEQAASEYYGAAQLLPVPGSQAAIQLLPRLRRAGKVGVLSPCYAEHAEAWRRAGYVVREVQEQEVDFFLDSLDVLVVVNPNNPTGLSLPPQRLLDWHSRLAQRGGWLVVDEAFMDVTPQLSLARQAHQVGLIVLRSFGKFFGLAGVRLGFVLAERKLLKLLAEQLGPWAVSGPTRVLGQVCLRDTAGHARQRVRCIEAGQRLYALLERHGFQPQGGCALFQWLITPHAARMHEFMAQRGILLRLFAHDSSLRFGLPDTEADWLRLDEALGAYKEAV; encoded by the coding sequence ATGCTTGAACACGGTGGCCGGCTGCGCAAGGCGGCGCTCCAGTACGGGATTGCCGAGGCCGACTGGCTCGACCTGTCCAGCGGCCTCGCGCCGTGGCCCTGGGCGATCCCCGAGATCCCGCTGCGGGCCTGGGCGCGCTTGCCGGAAACCGACGACGGCCTGGAGCAAGCCGCCAGCGAATACTACGGCGCCGCGCAGCTGCTGCCGGTGCCCGGTTCCCAGGCGGCGATCCAGTTGCTGCCGCGCCTGCGCCGTGCGGGCAAGGTCGGCGTGTTGTCGCCGTGCTATGCCGAACACGCCGAAGCCTGGCGCCGCGCCGGTTACGTGGTGCGCGAAGTGCAGGAGCAGGAAGTCGATTTCTTCCTCGATAGCCTCGACGTGCTGGTGGTGGTCAATCCGAACAACCCCACGGGTTTGAGCCTGCCCCCGCAACGCCTGCTCGACTGGCACTCACGGCTGGCCCAGCGCGGCGGCTGGCTGGTGGTGGACGAAGCCTTTATGGACGTGACCCCGCAGTTGAGCCTGGCTCGCCAGGCCCATCAGGTCGGGCTGATTGTGTTGCGTTCGTTCGGCAAGTTTTTCGGCCTGGCCGGGGTACGGCTGGGCTTTGTGCTGGCCGAACGCAAGCTGCTCAAGTTGCTCGCCGAACAGCTCGGGCCGTGGGCGGTCAGCGGGCCGACGCGGGTGCTGGGCCAGGTGTGCCTGCGTGACACCGCCGGGCATGCGCGGCAACGCGTGCGTTGTATTGAAGCCGGCCAGCGCCTGTACGCCTTGCTGGAACGCCATGGCTTTCAACCCCAGGGCGGCTGTGCCTTGTTCCAATGGCTGATCACCCCGCATGCCGCACGCATGCACGAATTCATGGCTCAGCGCGGCATCCTGCTGCGCCTGTTTGCCCACGACAGCAGCCTGCGATTCGGCTTGCCCGATACCGAAGCCGACTGGCTGCGCCTCGACGAGGCCCTGGGTGCCTACAAGGAAGCTGTATGA
- the cobO gene encoding cob(I)yrinic acid a,c-diamide adenosyltransferase produces MTDSPDRDERHLARMLRKKAVIDERIANSPNECGLLLVLTGNGKGKSSSAFGMLARAMGHGMQCGVVQFIKGRNSTGEELFFRRFPEQVRFHVMGEGFTWETQDRQRDIAAAEAAWAVSRELLQDPSIGLVVLDELNIALKHGYLDLDQVLSDLQARPPMQHVVVTGRGAKPELIEMGDTVTEMGMLKHAFQAGIKAQKGVEL; encoded by the coding sequence ATGACCGATTCCCCCGACCGCGACGAACGCCACCTGGCGCGCATGCTGCGCAAAAAAGCCGTGATCGACGAACGCATCGCCAACTCCCCCAACGAATGCGGGCTGCTGCTGGTGCTGACCGGCAACGGCAAAGGCAAAAGCAGTTCGGCGTTCGGCATGCTCGCCCGCGCCATGGGCCACGGCATGCAGTGCGGCGTGGTGCAGTTCATCAAGGGCCGCAACAGCACCGGTGAAGAGTTGTTCTTCCGCCGCTTCCCCGAGCAAGTACGCTTCCACGTGATGGGCGAGGGCTTCACCTGGGAAACCCAGGACCGCCAGCGCGACATCGCCGCCGCCGAAGCCGCCTGGGCGGTGTCCCGCGAGTTGTTGCAAGACCCGTCCATCGGCCTGGTGGTCCTGGATGAACTGAACATCGCCCTCAAACATGGCTACCTCGACCTCGACCAGGTGCTCAGCGACCTGCAAGCCCGTCCGCCGATGCAGCATGTGGTGGTCACCGGGCGTGGCGCCAAGCCCGAGTTGATTGAAATGGGCGACACCGTCACCGAAATGGGCATGCTCAAGCACGCCTTCCAGGCCGGTATCAAGGCACAGAAGGGCGTCGAACTTTGA
- a CDS encoding cobyrinate a,c-diamide synthase: protein MNQPRHCPAVLIAAPASGQGKTTVTAALARLHRNLGRKVRVFKCGPDFLDPMIHERASGAPVYQLDMWMVGEQESRRLLWEAAGEADLILIEGVMGLFDGTPSSADLARHFGVPVLGVIDGTAMAQTFGALALGLARYQPDLPFAGVLANRVGTLRHAQLLEGSLTEGLRWYGALSRETGIELPSRHLGLVQASELNDLDVRLDAAAQALGSSCEVALPPPVTFAAPEVIAAEPLLAGVRIAVARDEAFAFTYGASLDLLRAMGAELRFFSPIHDRELPDADSLYLPGGYPELHHQALSENTPMLDAIRAHHAGGKPLLAECGGMLYLLDSLTDVDGTRAELVGLLQGDAVMQKKLAALALQSVELPEGVLRGHTYHHSLTSTEWQPIARGLSPNGGRGAEAVYRQGRMTASYVHFYFPSNPAAVAALFAPSPETAIAGKPAPTLECVSTRSTVGGAVRRFDLPAKRP from the coding sequence TTGAATCAGCCCCGTCATTGCCCGGCCGTATTGATCGCCGCTCCGGCGTCCGGCCAGGGCAAAACCACCGTCACCGCCGCGCTGGCCCGTTTGCACCGCAACCTGGGGCGCAAGGTGCGGGTGTTCAAGTGCGGCCCGGACTTTCTGGACCCGATGATTCACGAGCGCGCCAGCGGTGCGCCGGTGTATCAACTGGACATGTGGATGGTGGGCGAGCAGGAAAGTCGTCGCCTGTTGTGGGAAGCGGCGGGTGAGGCTGACCTGATCCTGATCGAAGGCGTGATGGGCCTGTTCGACGGCACGCCGTCCAGCGCCGACCTGGCGCGGCACTTTGGTGTGCCGGTGCTGGGCGTGATCGACGGCACCGCCATGGCCCAGACCTTCGGCGCCCTGGCCCTGGGTCTGGCGCGCTATCAGCCGGACCTGCCGTTCGCCGGCGTGCTGGCCAACCGCGTCGGCACCCTGCGCCACGCGCAACTGCTGGAAGGTAGCCTCACCGAAGGCCTGCGTTGGTACGGCGCGTTGTCCCGCGAAACCGGGATTGAACTGCCCAGTCGCCACCTCGGCCTGGTGCAAGCCAGCGAACTGAATGACCTCGACGTGCGCCTCGACGCCGCCGCCCAAGCCTTGGGCAGCAGCTGCGAGGTTGCCTTGCCGCCGCCGGTAACCTTCGCCGCCCCTGAAGTGATCGCGGCCGAACCGTTGCTGGCCGGCGTACGTATTGCGGTGGCTCGCGATGAAGCCTTCGCCTTCACTTACGGCGCCAGCCTCGACCTGTTGCGGGCGATGGGCGCCGAGCTGCGTTTTTTCTCGCCGATCCACGATCGCGAATTGCCTGACGCCGACAGTCTGTATCTGCCCGGCGGTTACCCGGAATTGCACCACCAGGCGCTGTCGGAAAACACTCCGATGCTCGATGCCATCCGTGCCCATCACGCTGGCGGCAAGCCCTTGCTCGCCGAGTGTGGCGGCATGCTGTACCTGCTGGATTCGCTCACCGACGTCGATGGCACCCGCGCCGAATTGGTCGGCCTGCTGCAAGGCGATGCGGTGATGCAAAAGAAACTCGCAGCCCTGGCCCTGCAAAGTGTCGAGCTGCCGGAAGGCGTATTGCGCGGGCACACCTATCACCATTCCCTGACCAGCACCGAATGGCAGCCGATTGCCCGTGGCCTGAGCCCCAATGGTGGGCGCGGCGCCGAGGCGGTGTATCGGCAGGGGCGGATGACGGCGTCCTATGTGCACTTTTATTTCCCGTCCAATCCGGCGGCGGTAGCCGCCTTGTTTGCGCCGAGCCCTGAGACCGCTATCGCAGGCAAGCCAGCTCCCACATTGGAGTGTGTTTCAACTCGATCAACTGTGGGAGGGGCGGTGCGACGATTCGACTTGCCCGCGAAGAGGCCATGA
- the bluB gene encoding 5,6-dimethylbenzimidazole synthase — MTDNAFPEADRQAVYRAIAERRDMRHFSGGTVAPELLHRLLQAAHQAPSVGLMQPWRFIRISDRHLRGQIQQLVEEERVRTAEALGERSDAFMKLKVEGIYDCAEVLVAALMDDRERHIFGRRTLPEMDMASLSCAIQNLWLAARVEGLGMGWVSLFEPQALADLLGLPPGAKPLAVLCLGPVAEFYPAPMLQLEGWTEPRPLSDMLYENVWGVSQ, encoded by the coding sequence ATGACCGACAACGCCTTCCCCGAGGCCGACCGCCAAGCCGTGTACCGCGCCATCGCCGAACGCCGCGATATGCGCCACTTCAGCGGCGGCACTGTCGCGCCCGAATTGCTCCACCGCTTGCTCCAGGCCGCGCACCAGGCTCCCAGTGTCGGCCTGATGCAACCCTGGCGGTTTATCCGTATCAGCGACCGCCATCTGCGTGGGCAGATTCAACAGCTGGTGGAAGAAGAGCGCGTGCGCACCGCCGAAGCCTTGGGCGAGCGTTCCGATGCGTTTATGAAGCTCAAGGTCGAAGGCATCTACGACTGCGCCGAAGTGCTGGTGGCGGCGCTGATGGATGATCGCGAGCGCCATATCTTCGGGCGGCGCACCTTGCCGGAAATGGACATGGCGTCGCTGTCCTGTGCGATCCAGAATCTGTGGCTGGCTGCCCGCGTTGAAGGGCTGGGCATGGGCTGGGTCTCGCTGTTCGAACCGCAGGCGCTGGCCGACCTGCTGGGCCTGCCGCCCGGCGCAAAACCCCTGGCGGTGTTGTGCCTGGGGCCCGTCGCCGAGTTCTACCCGGCACCGATGTTGCAGCTCGAAGGCTGGACCGAACCACGGCCGCTGAGTGACATGTTGTATGAGAATGTGTGGGGAGTGAGTCAATGA